The following coding sequences lie in one Populus trichocarpa isolate Nisqually-1 chromosome 14, P.trichocarpa_v4.1, whole genome shotgun sequence genomic window:
- the LOC7492781 gene encoding uncharacterized protein LOC7492781 isoform X1 produces MELLNPPLPNKPLVFSSTSLFTPKFSIKICNTKTPSKFLSIPFCLPFSTTRRIFHVSAHFGRPAGNRRNSLRKKLIDGQQVREKTTTFQNHSYGFENSEFSFDNGNNSVENLDRVSVKESDFGNGFDVDKSDSLIGGQNKLEKMGDSVLLSKLDKWVDQYSKDTAYWGTGSAPIFTVFHDLEGNVKRVLVNEDEILKRSGNEKREVGDLTEENSKILYAKGLAREMERGGNVIPRNSSVAKFVVDRVESRFFNRIHGVVHQQEFIPVVSRVGTMVFCGFVAIWAVKKLFSFGNKEEQCTELEKEMMRRKMKSRKEREMLEKGRVGVVQESLEPPMVLTERPKLDKQELMKNIFKAKAASKNELLLVDSSNSQTTNAMDFDREIQTIREMAKQVRESETRELNKGMEEKQPVNEEPFSEMQIVEEHKEVASFPSETHNKDSVDRRDVDVIIVKKKLNETESDDTGYHPKLSAEENKVMQESGTSSINFSDDRETMVRGDVIHSFVPDGDSCKSNNRSIRPKPRVIRSVKEAREFLAKKGVKHIQEPQFIAVQESTSVLGIPDDEEFSGKTSRRGAVEEKVSEPIISGRISESGPAANACEDLTRKEKEFVPAKNDNSKNQQGVHDLQKPRTSLNHGINGSITERRQSVGTENWIEKNFDEVEPIVKKIGEGFRENYKVAKEIASQHPNSSIDITQLEYSQNDNELEWMKDDGLRDIVFRVRENELAGRDPFYQMDAEDKLKFFKGLEKKVEKENEKLVQVHEYLHSSIENLDYGADGISLYDSPEKIIPRWKGPPLEKNPQFLNNFLEQQNAIAATNAGTSYPVKKDEDNLLQKSNKSSVDESVGTSLPNYASKKLSCMDSKNSKVVIEGSDGSVRSGKKSGKEYWQHTKKWSRGFLESYNAESDPEVKSTMKDIGKDLDRWITEEEIQEAADLMTKLPERNKLIEKKITKLKREMELFGPQAVVSKYREYAEEKEEDYLWWLDLPHVLCIELYTIENGEQKIGFYSLEMAADLELEPKPCHVIAFEDAGDCKNLCCIIQAHMDMVGTGHAFVVPRPPKDAFREAKANGFGVTVIRKGELQLNVDQMLEEVEEQVAEIGSKIYHDKLMGERSVDINSLMKGVLGVGGQATRSRRRRSKRKLRKPGKK; encoded by the exons atggAGCTTCTAAATCCTCCCCTTCCAAACAAACCTCTAGTTTTCTCTTCCACTTCCCTCTTCACTCCTAAATTCTCCATCAAAATTTGCAACACCAAAACCCCTTCCAAATTCCTCTCAATTCCATTCTGTTTACCGTTCTCTACCACCAGAAGAATCTTTCATGTTTCAGCTCATTTTGGTCGACCCGCTGGTAATCGCAGAAACTCACTTAGGAAAAAGCTCATTGATGGTCAACAGGTGCGTGAAAAGACTACTACTTTTCAAAATCATAGCTATGGTTTTGAGAACTCAGAATTTAGCTTTGATAATGGAAATAATTCTGTTGAGAATTTGGATCGTGTTAGTGTAAAAGAGAGTGATTTTGGTAATGGGTTTGATGTTGATAAATCAGACAGTTTAATAGGAGGGCaaaacaaattggaaaaaatggGTGATTCTGTTTTGCTGAGTAAGTTGGACAAGTGGGTCGATCAGTATAGTAAAGATACCGCGTATTGGGGTACTGGGTCTGCTCCCATTTTCACTGTTTTTCATGATTTAGAAGGGAATGTGAAGAGGGTTTTAGTTAACGAGGATGAGATTTTAAAGAGAAGCGGAAATGAGAAGCGAGAAGTTGGGGATTTGACGGAGGAGAATTCAAAAATCTTGTATGCGAAAGGTTTAGCTAGAGAGATGGAGAGGGGTGGAAATGTGATTCCTAGGAATAGTTCTGTTGCCAAGTTTGTTGTTGATAGGGTGGAGTCTCGGTTTTTTAACAGAATTCATGGTGTTGTTCATCAACAGGAGTTTATTCCTGTGGTCTCGAGAGTTGGGACGATGGTGTTTTGTGGTTTTGTTGCGATTTGGGCTGTGAAGAAGTTATTCAGTTTTGGAAATAAGGAGGAGCAATGCACGGAGTTGGAAAAGGAAATGATGAGGAGAAAGATGAAGTctagaaaggagagagagatgtTGGAGAAGGGTAGAGTTGGAGTTGTTCAAGAATCTTTGGAACCACCAATGGTGTTGACGGAAAGGCCTAAGCTGGATAAGCAagaattgatgaaaaatatattcaaagcAAAGGCAGCGTCAAAAAATGAATTGCTTTTGGTGGATTCTTCTAATTCTCAAACTACTAATGCAATGGATTTTGATCGTGAAATCCAGACAATTAGGGAAATGGCAAAGCAAGTCCGGGAGAGTGAAACTAGAGAACTCAACAAGGGTATGGAAGAAAAGCAACCTGTGAATGAGGAGCCATTCAGTGAGATGCAGATAGTTGAAGAGCACAAAGAGGTTGCAAGTTTTCCTAGTGAAACTCATAATAAAGATTCAGTAGACAGAAGGGATGTGGATGTAATTAtagtgaagaaaaaattaaatgaaacggAGAGTGATGATACTGGATACCATCCTAAGCTATCTGCTGAAGAGAACAAGGTCATGCAAGAATCTGGCACTTCAAGTATAAATTTTTCAGATGACAGGGAAACAATGGTCCGTGGAGATGTTATCCATTCTTTTGTTCCTGATGGTGATTCATGCAAGTCAAATAACAGGTCTATTAGGCCAAAACCAAGGGTTATACGGTCTGTCAAAGAAGCTAGGGAGTTTCTTGCCAAAAAAGGTGTCAAACATATCCAAGAACCACAATTTATTGCAGTGCAGGAAAGTACTTCTGTGTTGGGGATTCCTGATGACGAAGAATTCAGTGGGAAAACAAGCCGAAGAGGGGCAGTGGAAGAAAAGGTGTCTGAACCAATCATTTCAGGCAGAATATCAGAGTCTGGGCCTGCTGCAAATGCATGTGAAGACTTAACTCGTAAGGAGAAGGAATTTGTTCCAGCCAAGAATGACAATTCCAAGAACCAACAGGGAGTGCATGATCTTCAAAAGCCCAGAACTTCCTTAAACCACGGCATTAATGGCAGCATTACAGAGAGAAGACAGTCTGTAGGGACAGAAAACTGGATCGAGAAAAATTTTGACGAAGTTGAACCCATAGTAAAGAAGATTGGGGAGGGATTTAGGGAAAACTACAAGGTTGCGAAAGAGATAGCAAGTCAACACCCGAATTCAAGTATTGATATAACACAGCTTGAGTATAGTCAAAATGATAATGAACTCGAGTGGATGAAAGATGATGGTCTTAGAGACATTGTTTTTCGAGTTAGAGAAAACGAGTTAGCGGGGCGAGATCCATTTTATCAGATGGATGCTGAAGACAAACTTAAATTCTTCAAAGGTCTTGAGAAGAAAGTTGAGAAAGAGAATGAAAAGTTGGTTCAAGTGCATGAATATCTCCACTCAAGCATTGAAAATCTTGATTATGGAGCAG ATGGTATCAGCTTATATGATTCCCCAGAAAAAATTATACCAAGATGGAAAGGGCCACCGTTAGAGAAGAATCCTCAGTTCCTTAACAACTTCCTTGAACAACAGAATGCAATTGCCGCCACAAATGCTGGTACGTCTTACCCTGTGAAGAAAGACGAAGACAACTTACTTcagaaatcaaataaatcatcaGTTGATGAGAGTGTTGGCACTTCTTTGCCAAACTATGCTTCAAAGAAGTTAAGCTGCATGGATTCAAAAAACTCAAAGGTAGTTATAGAAGGAAGTGATGGCTCTGTTAGATCTGGTAAAAAATCAGGAAAGGAATATTGGCAACACACGAAGAAATGGTCTCGTGGGTTCTTGGAATCTTATAATGCAGAGTCAGATCCAGAAGTTAAATCTACTATGAAGGATATTGGGAAGGATTTGGATCGATGGATAACTGAAGAGGAAATACAGGAAGCAGCTGATCTGATGACCAAACTACCAGAAAGAAATAAgttaatagaaaagaaaatcaccAAGCTAAAAAGAGAAATGGAATTGTTTGGACCACAAGCTGTGGTGAGCAAGTACCGTGAATAtgcagaagagaaagaagaagattacTTATGGTGGTTAGATCTTCCACATGTTCTG TGCATTGAATTATACACAATTGAAAATGGGGAGCAGAAAATAGGATTTTATTCATTGGAGATGGCTGCAGATCTTGAATTGGAACCAAAACCATGTCACGTGATCGCATTTGAGGATGCTGGTGATTGCAAAAACCTTTGTTGCATTATTCAGGCTCACATGGATATGGTTGGAACTGGCCATGCCTTTGTGGTTCCAAGGCCACCCAAG GATGCCTTTCGGGAAGCCAAAGCAAATGGTTTTGGCGTTACTGTCATCAGGAAAGGGGAGCTACAGCTGAATGTTGACCAGATGCTAGAAGAGGTTGAAGAACAAGTTGCTGAAATTGGTAGCAAGATATACCATGACAAGCTCATGGGAGAGCGATCTGTCGATATAAACTCGCTAATGAAAGGTGTCTTAGGTGTTGGTGGCCAAGCAACCAGGTCAAGAAG GAGAAGGTCGAAGCGAAAGCTGAGGAAGCCTGGCAAGAAATGA
- the LOC7492780 gene encoding phosphatidylinositol 4-kinase gamma 4: MSSGVALSPIQSEPALSFNCMSGKPVPSPDESILIYLSVSGSVMPMRVLKSDSIESVKLRIQSYKGFVVKNQKLVCGGRELARSNSLVRDYGVTDGNVLHLVLRLSDLQVINVRTTSGKQLTFYVERGRDVGYVKQQIAKKEKEFDDLDEQEVVCEGEPLEDQRLIDDVCRYNNNNNDAAIHLLVRKSSKVRARPVEKNFELDIVASRLNDRENVSRQYDTSEENDRRGYEVDRGIVPRKPPDRDFSLEPIIVNPKIEFPSAIWDMVNATIDGLDVGFDPIRSMEGTGGAYFMQDSYGARFVSVFKPLDEEPMAVNNPRGLPLSSDGEGLKKGTRVGEGAFREVAAYILDHPESGRRSLFGGSKGFAGVPSTLMIKCLHKGFNHPEGVTIKIGSLQMFMENNGSCEDMGPGAFPLKEVHKISVLDIRMANADRHAGNILLGKDQEDGQTVLIPIDHGYCLPESFEDCTFEWLYWPQARQPYDSKTIDYIKSLDAEEDIALLKFHGWDMPVECARTLRISTMLLKKGVERGLTPFAIGSIMCRETLKKESIIEEIVQEAQDSTLPITSEALFLETVSHIMDRRLDEIAELNF, encoded by the exons atgtcTTCAGGTGTGGCTTTAAGTCCAATTCAAAGTGAACCTGCTCTTTCCTTTAATTGCATGAGTGGGAAACCGGTTCCGTCCCCTGATGAGTCGATTTTGATTTATCTCTCTGTTTCGGGATCTGTAATGCCAATGCGGGTGCTAAAGTCTGATTCTATTGAATCCGTGAAGTTACGGATTCAATCTTATAAGGGGTTTGTTGTAAAGAACCAAAAATTGGTGTGTGGAGGCCGGGAGCTTGCCCGGAGCAATTCCCTTGTTCGTGATTATGGGGTCACGGATGGGAATGTTCTGCATTTGGTTCTTAGGCTTTCGGATCTTCAGGTTATAAATGTTAGGACTACAAGTGGGAAACAGTTGACATTTTATGTGGAGCGAGGGAGGGATGTTGGATATGTGAAGCAACAGAttgcaaagaaagagaaggaatttGATGATCTTGATGAGCAAGAGGTTGTTTGCGAGGGGGAGCCGCTTGAGGATCAAAGACTGATTGATGATGTATgtagatataataataataacaatgatgcAGCAATTCATTTGTTAGTGAGGAAATCATCAAAAGTTAGGGCTAGGCCCGTGGAGAAGAATTTTGAATTGGATATTGTCGCGTCAAGATTGAATGATAGAGAGAATGTTAGCAGACAATATGACACTAGTGAAGAGAATGATAGGAGAGGTTATGAAGTTGATAGAGGGATTGTACCGAGAAAGCCTCCTGATAGGGATTTTTCATTGGAGCCAATTATTGTTAATCCCAAAATTGAATTTCCCTCTGCAATCTGGGATATGGTTAATGCTACCATTGATGGATTGGATGTTGGATTTGACCCGATCAGGTCTATGGAGGGTACAGGAGGGGCTTATTTCATGCAGGATTCATATGGAGCGaggtttgtttctgtttttaagCCACTTGACGAGGAACCTATGGCTGTGAACAACCCTCGAGGGCTGCCATTGTCTTCAGATGGTGAAGGTTTGAAAAAAGGTACAAGAGTTGGAGAAGGAGCTTTCAGGGAAGTTGCAGCTTACATTCTGGATCATCCAGAGAGTGGACGCAGATCTTTGTTTGGTGGAAGTAAGGGCTTTGCTGGGGTCCCGTCTACACTTATGATCAAGTGCTTGCACAAAGGTTTCAACCATCCAGAAGGTGTAACCATCAAGATTGGGTCCCTGCAGATGTTTATGGAGAACAATGGAAGCTGTGAGGATATGGGACCTGGGGCTTTCCCATTGAAGGAAGTCCATAAAATCTCTGTATTGGATATTAGGATGGCCAACGCAGATAGGCATGCTGGGAATATTTTGTTGGGCAAAGATCAAGAAGATGGCCAGACTGTGCTGATTCCAATTGATCATGGATATTGCTTGCCTGAAAGT TTTGAAGACTGCACATTTGAATGGCTTTATTGGCCCCAAGCTCGTCAACCTTATGACTCCAAGACCATTGACTACATAAAATCACTGGATGCTGAAGAGGATATCGCCCTTCTGAAGTTTCATGGATGGGACATGCCAGTTGAATGTGCACGCACTCTCCGCATATCCACCATGCTCCTGAAGAAAGGAGTGGAGAGGGGGCTCACCCCTTTTGCCATTGGAAGTATAATGTGCAGAGAGACCTTGAAGAAGGAATCTATTATTGAGGAGATTGTCCAAGAAGCACAGGATTCCACGCTTCCCATAACAAGTGAAGCTCTATTCCTTGAAACAGTATCACATATCATGGATCGCCGCCTTGATGAGATTGCTGAATTAAATTTCTGA
- the LOC7492781 gene encoding uncharacterized protein LOC7492781 isoform X2: protein MELLNPPLPNKPLVFSSTSLFTPKFSIKICNTKTPSKFLSIPFCLPFSTTRRIFHVSAHFGRPAGNRRNSLRKKLIDGQQVREKTTTFQNHSYGFENSEFSFDNGNNSVENLDRVSVKESDFGNGFDVDKSDSLIGGQNKLEKMGDSVLLSKLDKWVDQYSKDTAYWGTGSAPIFTVFHDLEGNVKRVLVNEDEILKRSGNEKREVGDLTEENSKILYAKGLAREMERGGNVIPRNSSVAKFVVDRVESRFFNRIHGVVHQQEFIPVVSRVGTMVFCGFVAIWAVKKLFSFGNKEEQCTELEKEMMRRKMKSRKEREMLEKGRVGVVQESLEPPMVLTERPKLDKQELMKNIFKAKAASKNELLLVDSSNSQTTNAMDFDREIQTIREMAKQVRESETRELNKGMEEKQPVNEEPFSEMQIVEEHKEVASFPSETHNKDSVDRRDVDVIIVKKKLNETESDDTGYHPKLSAEENKVMQESGTSSINFSDDRETMVRGDVIHSFVPDGDSCKSNNRSIRPKPRVIRSVKEAREFLAKKGVKHIQEPQFIAVQESTSVLGIPDDEEFSGKTSRRGAVEEKVSEPIISGRISESGPAANACEDLTRKEKEFVPAKNDNSKNQQGVHDLQKPRTSLNHGINGSITERRQSVGTENWIEKNFDEVEPIVKKIGEGFRENYKVAKEIASQHPNSSIDITQLEYSQNDNELEWMKDDGLRDIVFRVRENELAGRDPFYQMDAEDKLKFFKGLEKKVEKENEKLVQVHEYLHSSIENLDYGADGISLYDSPEKIIPRWKGPPLEKNPQFLNNFLEQQNAIAATNAGTSYPVKKDEDNLLQKSNKSSVDESVGTSLPNYASKKLSCMDSKNSKVVIEGSDGSVRSGKKSGKEYWQHTKKWSRGFLESYNAESDPEVKSTMKDIGKDLDRWITEEEIQEAADLMTKLPERNKLIEKKITKLKREMELFGPQAVVSKYREYAEEKEEDYLWWLDLPHVLDAFREAKANGFGVTVIRKGELQLNVDQMLEEVEEQVAEIGSKIYHDKLMGERSVDINSLMKGVLGVGGQATRSRRRRSKRKLRKPGKK, encoded by the exons atggAGCTTCTAAATCCTCCCCTTCCAAACAAACCTCTAGTTTTCTCTTCCACTTCCCTCTTCACTCCTAAATTCTCCATCAAAATTTGCAACACCAAAACCCCTTCCAAATTCCTCTCAATTCCATTCTGTTTACCGTTCTCTACCACCAGAAGAATCTTTCATGTTTCAGCTCATTTTGGTCGACCCGCTGGTAATCGCAGAAACTCACTTAGGAAAAAGCTCATTGATGGTCAACAGGTGCGTGAAAAGACTACTACTTTTCAAAATCATAGCTATGGTTTTGAGAACTCAGAATTTAGCTTTGATAATGGAAATAATTCTGTTGAGAATTTGGATCGTGTTAGTGTAAAAGAGAGTGATTTTGGTAATGGGTTTGATGTTGATAAATCAGACAGTTTAATAGGAGGGCaaaacaaattggaaaaaatggGTGATTCTGTTTTGCTGAGTAAGTTGGACAAGTGGGTCGATCAGTATAGTAAAGATACCGCGTATTGGGGTACTGGGTCTGCTCCCATTTTCACTGTTTTTCATGATTTAGAAGGGAATGTGAAGAGGGTTTTAGTTAACGAGGATGAGATTTTAAAGAGAAGCGGAAATGAGAAGCGAGAAGTTGGGGATTTGACGGAGGAGAATTCAAAAATCTTGTATGCGAAAGGTTTAGCTAGAGAGATGGAGAGGGGTGGAAATGTGATTCCTAGGAATAGTTCTGTTGCCAAGTTTGTTGTTGATAGGGTGGAGTCTCGGTTTTTTAACAGAATTCATGGTGTTGTTCATCAACAGGAGTTTATTCCTGTGGTCTCGAGAGTTGGGACGATGGTGTTTTGTGGTTTTGTTGCGATTTGGGCTGTGAAGAAGTTATTCAGTTTTGGAAATAAGGAGGAGCAATGCACGGAGTTGGAAAAGGAAATGATGAGGAGAAAGATGAAGTctagaaaggagagagagatgtTGGAGAAGGGTAGAGTTGGAGTTGTTCAAGAATCTTTGGAACCACCAATGGTGTTGACGGAAAGGCCTAAGCTGGATAAGCAagaattgatgaaaaatatattcaaagcAAAGGCAGCGTCAAAAAATGAATTGCTTTTGGTGGATTCTTCTAATTCTCAAACTACTAATGCAATGGATTTTGATCGTGAAATCCAGACAATTAGGGAAATGGCAAAGCAAGTCCGGGAGAGTGAAACTAGAGAACTCAACAAGGGTATGGAAGAAAAGCAACCTGTGAATGAGGAGCCATTCAGTGAGATGCAGATAGTTGAAGAGCACAAAGAGGTTGCAAGTTTTCCTAGTGAAACTCATAATAAAGATTCAGTAGACAGAAGGGATGTGGATGTAATTAtagtgaagaaaaaattaaatgaaacggAGAGTGATGATACTGGATACCATCCTAAGCTATCTGCTGAAGAGAACAAGGTCATGCAAGAATCTGGCACTTCAAGTATAAATTTTTCAGATGACAGGGAAACAATGGTCCGTGGAGATGTTATCCATTCTTTTGTTCCTGATGGTGATTCATGCAAGTCAAATAACAGGTCTATTAGGCCAAAACCAAGGGTTATACGGTCTGTCAAAGAAGCTAGGGAGTTTCTTGCCAAAAAAGGTGTCAAACATATCCAAGAACCACAATTTATTGCAGTGCAGGAAAGTACTTCTGTGTTGGGGATTCCTGATGACGAAGAATTCAGTGGGAAAACAAGCCGAAGAGGGGCAGTGGAAGAAAAGGTGTCTGAACCAATCATTTCAGGCAGAATATCAGAGTCTGGGCCTGCTGCAAATGCATGTGAAGACTTAACTCGTAAGGAGAAGGAATTTGTTCCAGCCAAGAATGACAATTCCAAGAACCAACAGGGAGTGCATGATCTTCAAAAGCCCAGAACTTCCTTAAACCACGGCATTAATGGCAGCATTACAGAGAGAAGACAGTCTGTAGGGACAGAAAACTGGATCGAGAAAAATTTTGACGAAGTTGAACCCATAGTAAAGAAGATTGGGGAGGGATTTAGGGAAAACTACAAGGTTGCGAAAGAGATAGCAAGTCAACACCCGAATTCAAGTATTGATATAACACAGCTTGAGTATAGTCAAAATGATAATGAACTCGAGTGGATGAAAGATGATGGTCTTAGAGACATTGTTTTTCGAGTTAGAGAAAACGAGTTAGCGGGGCGAGATCCATTTTATCAGATGGATGCTGAAGACAAACTTAAATTCTTCAAAGGTCTTGAGAAGAAAGTTGAGAAAGAGAATGAAAAGTTGGTTCAAGTGCATGAATATCTCCACTCAAGCATTGAAAATCTTGATTATGGAGCAG ATGGTATCAGCTTATATGATTCCCCAGAAAAAATTATACCAAGATGGAAAGGGCCACCGTTAGAGAAGAATCCTCAGTTCCTTAACAACTTCCTTGAACAACAGAATGCAATTGCCGCCACAAATGCTGGTACGTCTTACCCTGTGAAGAAAGACGAAGACAACTTACTTcagaaatcaaataaatcatcaGTTGATGAGAGTGTTGGCACTTCTTTGCCAAACTATGCTTCAAAGAAGTTAAGCTGCATGGATTCAAAAAACTCAAAGGTAGTTATAGAAGGAAGTGATGGCTCTGTTAGATCTGGTAAAAAATCAGGAAAGGAATATTGGCAACACACGAAGAAATGGTCTCGTGGGTTCTTGGAATCTTATAATGCAGAGTCAGATCCAGAAGTTAAATCTACTATGAAGGATATTGGGAAGGATTTGGATCGATGGATAACTGAAGAGGAAATACAGGAAGCAGCTGATCTGATGACCAAACTACCAGAAAGAAATAAgttaatagaaaagaaaatcaccAAGCTAAAAAGAGAAATGGAATTGTTTGGACCACAAGCTGTGGTGAGCAAGTACCGTGAATAtgcagaagagaaagaagaagattacTTATGGTGGTTAGATCTTCCACATGTTCTG GATGCCTTTCGGGAAGCCAAAGCAAATGGTTTTGGCGTTACTGTCATCAGGAAAGGGGAGCTACAGCTGAATGTTGACCAGATGCTAGAAGAGGTTGAAGAACAAGTTGCTGAAATTGGTAGCAAGATATACCATGACAAGCTCATGGGAGAGCGATCTGTCGATATAAACTCGCTAATGAAAGGTGTCTTAGGTGTTGGTGGCCAAGCAACCAGGTCAAGAAG GAGAAGGTCGAAGCGAAAGCTGAGGAAGCCTGGCAAGAAATGA
- the LOC7492778 gene encoding cytochrome b561 and DOMON domain-containing protein At3g61750: protein MANSRFQKSRLVFVLLCFLFFVSRLRIFVAADDKSNESNKDDGYDFAVTEEDQIGDNSTISGGAYAAPNGVAMDQERSELCNTDMSSFLPPPYNNISNMVCKPVWNTFLLRYHKKEDNVVTFILSAVYTIGWVAMGFSKDGRMVGSSAMVGWFNRKGQARIKEYYLQGTRPSQVIEDAGELDLTKVPPAVVINGAMIYLAFQAKFEKPLASQPIILAFGTRYPNHYRLSSHDDKTAILFDFTAGSASRARINPGQMKKNHGVLGTLAWGLFLPSGAIVARYLKHKEPLWYYLHAGIQFLGFLLGLANVVLGQQLYSKIDANVPSHRGIGIFALTLSILQILAFFLRPKKDAKIRKYWNWYHHWFGRIALFFGVFNIVWGIHLGAAGTSWKIGFGFLITMILVTVIILETLTWLRRSEKTTPPETFQMNPI, encoded by the exons ATGGCAAATTCAAGATTTCAAAAATCGAGGCTtgtgtttgttttattatgcttcttgttttttgtCTCGAGACTCAGGATCTTCGTGGCTGCTGATGATAAGTCAAATGAATCTAACAAAGATGATGGTTATGATTTTGCAGTCACAGAAGAAGATCAGATTGGTGACAATAGCACTATTAGTGGTGGTGCTTATGCTGCCCCTAATGGTGTTGCGATGGATCAGGAAAGATCCGAGCTTTGCAACACCGATATGAGTAGTTTTCTTCCTCCACCATATAATAACATATCAAATATGGTCTGCAAACCAGTTTGGAATACTTTTCTGTTGAGG TATCACAAGAAAGAAGATAATGTGGTGACTTTTATATTATCTGCTGTATACACAATCGGATGGGTGGCAATGGGGTTTTCGAAAGATGGAAGGATGGTTGGATCCAGTGCTATGGTGGGCTGGTTCAATAGGAAAGGTCAGGCGAGAATCAAAGAGTATTACTTGCAAGGTACTAGGCCATCACAGGTCATAGAGGATGCAGGTGAATTGGACCTCACAAAGGTTCCACCTGCTGTTGTGATTAATGGGGCTATGATTTACTTGGCATTTCAAGCCAAGTTTGAAAAACCTCTCGCTTCCCAGCCAATCATATTGGCTTTCGGAACCAGGTATCCAAATCACTACCGCCTATCCTCGCACGATGACAAGACAGCTATTCTTTTCGACTTCACTGCAG GTTCTGCGTCTAGAGCACGTATAAATCCTGGGCAGATGAAGAAGAATCACGGGGTATTAGGAACCTTGGCATGGGGTCTATTCCTTCCTAGTGGGGCAATTGTTGCAAGGTATTTGAAGCATAAAGAACCACTCTGGTATTATCTACATGCTGGTATTCAGTTTTTGGGATTTCTCTTGGGGCTTGCCAATGTGGTTCTTGGACAGCAACTCTATAGCAAGATTGATGCCAATGTACCATCACACAGAGGCATAGGCATCTTTGCTCTCACTCTTAGTATTCTTCAG ATATTGGCGTTCTTTTTAAGGCCTAAGAAAGATGCCAAGATCCGCAAGTACTGGAATTGGTACCACCACTGGTTTGGAAGGATTGCCCTCTTCTTTGGAGTCTTCAATATAGTGTGGGGAATCCATCTAGGAGCTGCAGGGACGTCATGGAAGATAGGCTTTGGTTTTCTAATTACTATGATTCTAGTCACAGTTATTATTCTCGAAACGTTGACATGGTTGAGGAGATCAGAGAAGACTACTCCACCTGAAACCTTCCAAATGAATCCAATTTAG